The stretch of DNA ccttttttaattgtaatataGAGAACATATAAAGCTAACTACTGAGAATACATTTTCAGGCACAATGAAAACAATGTTTTAAAGTTTTTCAGagttttcaaaaatattcaatcaaattttaaaatgcaTTTTCAGAAACTTCTATAATTCAGTGGAAATGAAAACAGGAAACACTAAAAATAAATGGACCCTTACCCTTCCACCATCTGGGATAAGTTCCCTCAACTCCTTCATCCTGTCCATAATCATTTGTCTATCTCTTGgccttgaattttttttatcacctACTCTTGCTCTTTTCTTGCTCGCACTAGAAAGCTTTGGTCCACTAATAGGCTCGTTATGATTATTAACCTTTTCAAGTGGAGCCTCATCAATCAACAAGCTTGAACTTCCATCAAGagatgatataaaactattCGTAAATTTATCTTTTCCCTTGACTGGTACCGCAAGCATAAGATCACTTCTATCGTCTGAATTTTTCACAAACGCAGTGCTTTCTTCAGAATTATTTTTCAGCTGAATGGAGCCAGTAAACTCTGATGGCATTGTTATGAGAGACCTAACATTGTTGGTTATACATGAAGTATCATCGGAGGTACTGTATAAATTGCCAACAACAGCATCCAAGAGATATTCGGGATCAATTCCTTCAGGAAACTCAAAACTTTTAATATGATCATGCTCCTTTTTATTGGATATTAAAGTTGAGCTACTGTATGTATTCTCATCAGAGATATATTTCGATGTACATTTTCCGTTCTGTCTATATGCAACAGATCCTAGTGCTTTGTGAAATTCTGACACCGACGGAACAGTTGAGAAGTCATTGAAATTCTTAACATCAACATGACTGGTTCCGACGTCTCCAAATTGTAGCTCTGTCGTATTATCCTCAGAGTAAGAACTTAATCCATTCGACATCTCTTTAAACTTTCCATCATTGTCGACAAAGTGAGACCAAGCCCATATCTCTTCTTCCATATGATGTGATTTCGTCTCCACCTGACCGATATGTTTTGGATCAGTTGACATCTCAAATGACGAGGAAACCATCTCATTTTCATTTGCTCTTTTAAGATATTTCAGCTGATTTTCTCTAGACAACCAATAGTTATCTTGAGGAAATGTTGTTGATTCATTTATATTGAGAGAAGTACTAGCTGAAGACAATTCGTCCAAGCTATCCATTAAATAATGCGATAGAGTTGAGAATGACCAATCTTGATAATCGATTCCCAAGTGCAAAGGTGTTGTCTTAGCTTCAAAACAGTGATTGAAATGGAATTTCTCCTTGATATTGGTAACAAACTCCAGGTCTTCAGCAACCTAAAATGTCATGTAATAATATGAATAAgcatgaaaatatttaatttatcatatccTACTAATTCATCAACTCTAAATTCAGACAGGATATGATAGTCGATTCCATCCCGTCTCACTTTTCCTGGCCATAAAACAGACCCTATAGGTGTATAAAAAcaattcaaacacaaacatGTGACTAGCACCTGACTTAGCTTTTGCAGATATGAAGGTAATATGTAAGGAAGGGAACAAAATGTAACAAGAGTTATGGATATTTTCATTGGAGCGTGTTATCATGTCATAATAAAACACACGGTTTGTCTATCTAAGAATccaaacataaaaaaatgtaCGCACCGCTTCAAAAGAACCAAATTGCAAAACTCCTTGTGGAAGAACTGGTACCAGCACAATAGTctgaaaaattcaaattatcaaCTTAACATTCGCTACAACTGCACTTGTGAATTGCAGAAATGTTATGCAAGACAAGCCTGAATCTTTTACCTTGATGCCAGATGCAAATTGAAGAAGCCACTCATCAAAACACTGGACAAAGAGATGCAATTATTTAGCATTTGAAAGCAGGATGGTAAACAAAATTTCACATGTATGTGGGTATTGAATGTTTACGATCTTACCTCAGGAATTAAATTAGTGTCCAATTTACCGGTGAAAATATCCTCACAGAAAACCCAAAAGTGATCCTTGGCAAGAGCTAATTTGCCAACAACCCTGAAAGAATGGTAACAACAGGAAAAAATGGTTGAGTTTGCATCATCATTATAAATCCACATTACATAATATTTCTAACAGAACAAGACTGTAATTGATCAAGCATCTTAATTTCTATACCTCTATCAGTATTACACTCTCATTCTATTAATGACCATTAATTTCATTCAGCAGAGATACCAAAAGATAAAGATAAACTCGTAAAGGATACCAAattctttcttaattttctgaagtgataaataattttaaataatttaaaatctcGGAAGTgacaatattattttgaaatggagAGAATAATTAGCAACAAAAAATTCTGATATAAACAGTAAAGCATAAGTTGTTACCCTTCTCCCAAACTGTATTTACGATGAGACATTTCAATCATGAGAAGTCGAACTGAATAATCTCCTGAAACATCGGATCCTTCACTCCTTGAAGAATATACATCGTCTGGGGATTGGAAACTGATGTCCCCCCACATACTTCCCAAAGGCTCATTACTTTTCTGGTAACCATTTTCCCAGGTTAAAGTCCTAGAACAAACAAACTTGTGTTATTCATTTAACATCTAATCCAAAACTATAATTTCATGCAACATACTAATATTATAAGAATATTACATGTATAGGACAAATAGTTTCTCAATCAAGTTCTTGCTAAGTAACATTCTAAATGCGATGGTGGACATTAATTTTACACAAAAGCATAATCTATAACAATATGACCAAAGGAATATTGACCTTAAGGTTCTAAATTATGTTATCCAACAAAAACAGGAAAAAggttaaaagaaatattaaggATATACAGAAACTTGTACacaaaattcaattaataatcTAATCAATTATCATCacctttttaaaagaaattcaatGCAGACACATAGAGTCTAAGCCGGATTAAGCTTTTCTAAAGTGAGTAATATCAAACCTTGATTTACTGATTTTACTAACTACTCATTTTAGAGGAgtcaataaaatagaaaatgattgCCTTAACATATTGATAACCATTCCATAGAAAGACAACAACTCTAAAGAAACAACACATGAGCATAGAAACAGAAGCAACtctataacaaaaaaaacttacataGGAGAAAGGTGATCAAGCTTCCAAAACACAGCATACTGCCATTGCTTAGTATCACAAAAGCCCTTCAACAATTGTGTTATTGAAGTAGCTTCCATCTTCTACTACTTTTTCCAGGACTTTGTTGttaaataaagaagaaacaCAAAATACAAACCAACaataattttcaaacaaacaacaCAACACACCTAGCTTCCTCTGTATGAACCTCTACCAGCTTGTTTAATTTTCAAACCAACTCTCTTTTTTATCATTGGTCCTATTGTACTAATTAGCATGAAAATAATCATAACTTGACTCCtccaacaaaaaaatatgacaaAGTAAATGTGTAGAGCCGTGCTGTCACAAATCAATGATGACCAGAAGTGCTCAAAATTTCAACTCTTTGTGCCATTTTAACAACTTGCAGCCAAACTCCAAGAAAGTAGTCaattttattatgaattttgcCACAGATTAGCTCAATATAGAAGAAAGCTTCCtgcaaaaccaaatcaaataacTTGTATTAAGAAAAAATTTTAGGTAAGGAAAATTAATATAAGTCAACTGTGAAATGTAACTGGCTGATAATTGAAGAAATTTGCATGCTTtagttttaataaaaacaaaatattttatggaTCTCTCTgaagttaaaaatatatctgCAGAAGATCTTGATGATCTTCCTAAATCTTAATAATTAgcttcattttcaatttcttagCAACCAAACAAATAAACTTGAGCAACAACTgactaaacaaaataaaaataaaaataaacctaTGTTACTTGCTTACCACTATAACTGTTGACTAtgtaaatttcaaaaatttcaccATACACAAATTCATCATACTCCATGAGAAATAATCTTGTGTAAATGTTCTAAACTCAACGAgattttttatgtataattcaaatccaaatccaaacaaaGAAATTAGACTAGGGTAGAACTTTGTCTTTTGAAGACACAATAAAATGAACTGAACTTTGATTTTGCACTATTGCTTATAATGAACAGCTATAGTATAGGGGGTGTTGAGCACATACCTTTAATTTATATAGAAAATTGAAACaattaaaaatcacttttttagggggaaaaatgaataaaaaatatataaaacagtTGAGTGGTGTTGTGGTCTCACCACGgatttgaaaatgaaataaaggTGGATTTCATAAAATGTGGGTGGAGAATGGGTCCCACAGAAAGTGATAGAGTTTGTTTATGATTTATATAGTGCACTTTGAAGCGCGTGGGAAAAGGAATTTGCACTGCAAATAGTAACATTAGAGACAAGTTCTGTTCTTGTTGAATCTTCTTCTCGGGATTCTCTCTACTTCCTAAATTACACATTACTCGGACATCTCTATCTCTAAAATGTTTCAGGCTGTCCTTTAATAAATTTACAAACATACTATattctatttaaaatataaatataaataaattaatgtatttaattttaattttagatcaAATATATCTCATTTTATTAGAGAAAGATGATTACAAAATAATACAGAGAATGAATTATGATCTTATCTCATTCATTCTAGAAATGATTTTATTAaggtttaatttatatatatatatatatatatatatatatatatatatatatatatttaatataaaaagttttataatatCAACACATTAGAACAAATTatctatataaatttaaaatagtacaaaaaaacaagttaaacATTTCTAATATATAACAATTGTGATTGatgaataatataaattatttgtacAAATTTATAACTACTAACTAATATGTTTGGTTTGAGTTATAGTTTTTCaattcaaatatcaaatttttgaattttcacACTGTtagtaaattattatattattaaaatatttaatttttattataattatttataaattatatcaatGAATAATtgtaatgtattaatattataaaatgtttttactttaattatgtatgataattaaacttttttaaaactatcaatATCTATacaatattttcatcaatttgtaatttttttttcttcttagaaGAAATAGTAAATATTATCATAACTAACTTATACAACTGTGAAGTTCagatttaaatttagaatataatattcaacttaataatattaatatgtttCAGTTGagttaaaacttaaaactactttataatatattaacttgattgcagttttggtccccttattttagctgaatcgcggaAGTAGTcatctcattttgtttctcctcagttttgatcccaaacagaattttggttcaaaatttgatgaaaatttattttttaaagtcatactacatcatttatgatcatagatttaaagtacaattgttgcacataAGATCTTGaagcattgtgtgacttaaataaatgcaaaaaaaaaaaaatgaaatttcatcaatttttagactaaaattatgtttgggaACCAAAACTGAGGATAAACAAAATAGagagactactttcgcgattcagctaaaataaggaaaccaaaacttcaattaaacgtaatatatttatattacctcaaaaataatatatttataccATACATCACAATTCACAAACACGATAACAACAGTCTAATTCtattagtattttaatatttttcatattaattaaaagaacGTAGCTTTCCCAACCCAATTAAACTTTACTACGTCATGGGAGTGACTTGACAACATGAAAATTGAAAGgttaaattgtaattttaattcatcaatttttattaatttttaaaattaattttttttttattttaaaatttatcagtaatttgatattattatgattttttaattaaaaaaataatgtattatattttaaataatatgatgaacacatttaaaattacaataaaattctttaaaaatttaacttttaactttaaattatttttaattttataatttaattaatttcatatgaataattaatgaatttagATAGTACTATATTATGAAATCATAtattacatcatttaaaatatgtcaaaatattattttatatattaaaaatatgagagagacTAAATtgtatctatttttaaaatagaacactaattttataaataaataaaactgcAATAAAGCTAAATTAAAATAGACTAACCACTTACAAAAGTTTAGTTGCGTGTGAGTGTGTCAATTGTTTCATAcataatacatatattaaaatggtaaataaattatgaatgcATTCACTAATTGTTTATACTTAATTTCTTTTGTACATATAGTTTTAGAAACTtataatttcatcaaataatatattttattatttttgatagAATATATACaacttaatttatattatttgtttgatcaaacacaaaatatatattttatcaacgGTCATATTTTCGTAAAAAGTAAATCAACAATTACACAGTTCAATTAGTGATATATTAATCCAATCAATAGTCCAATACTTTGATTGAGTCGAACATTAATCCAAATTTTAAAACACAGCAAGTCGTTCTTGTCATGTGGGACTAATTATAGTACGTACCGCATATactattaaaaatttgtttactAGATAATAGTCAGAATTTTTGCTGTTTAGAAATTTGAGTTTTTCTTTTGATAGAAAAAACtcattatttcatttttctaaaAGGTGCCGGTAACGATTGAAACCAACTTTAACTTTGCACACGTATAATTGTTCCAAAAATACACGATGGCATACTTGAAACACaacaaagaaaatacaaaataaacaCTACTACTAGATCTAATACTaactaacaataataaaaatactaaaaagaaAACACAATATCACCATTGTGGTTTTGCAAGAGAAAACACCATATCCCTACCATATTCGATTTGGTTTTCACATATGTAATGAGTCACAGCAAACAGAAGTTACTAGGAGgacaaaaggaaaaaaaactttttattaaacGTTGAAGTTTTTCGTGAAAATGGAAGCAAGATAAACAAAGAGGAAAGATGTATGCTCCTAAAAAAATGGGGGAGAGGACCGCCAAAGTTGTGGAGTAAGAAAACTACCAAAAAGGTGGGAAGAACCCACcacaaaatcttaaaaattgggCAAAGTTTTTTCTAAAGAGATGAGAAAGCATCTCTCTCTAAAATAATTCACACTACATTCTTTAAAATTATGTAAATTAGTTGATTTTCCCTaatataaaagtttatattgtcatcataaatgataaattttatcacgcacaaaatacattaaaatttataaactcGTTAGGGAATAGATATTGTCTTAATACAAGATAGGGAAAATCTTAAggtttatataataatataaaatatatttacatttaCCTACCTCCAAAGGGACTAGCGAGGCTAGTACCCACAACATATGAATCTCATACTTGTCTTTTTATCGTTGGAAAAAATCGACATTGAGATATCAAGGAACACAATCAAACTCAAGCGTATAATGTTTAAATTCTTAAATCAGAGCAGAAACTACAGTCAAGAGAATAACAATGAAATTTTTTCCAATACATATATTTCTCTCAAAAACCATTGACTCCTATTACATCCAAATCGTCCAAAGcaaatatttgaactatatTTTTCAACACTTTAAGACAAGAGTATAAATGAAAAGAAGTTAGTCAGATACAAgctaaaagtatttttaattgGTGCATCTTGTAACAAAGAACTAGAACTAGTATATATAGACATGTCTTCCATCCTTCTTTACGATACTAGGCAATGTGTTACTTTTCAAGTGAAATTGATATATCTTTTGTCCTCCATCCTCCAAATAACTccaacaatctccaccttgattgAAATTAATATATCTTTTTCCTCCAATGACTATATTGATAATCATAGTTCAAAAGAGTTATCATACTCCATCATAAGAAgaatatttcaaataaagtCACTCCAAGAATTTATCCTACTCCACCATGAAGAGTATAATTCACTTGAAACTAAAATACTCCTAAAAATTTCACTTGAAGATAAATCACTCCAAGAATTTCCACTTGAAGCTAAACAACTTCAAGAAATTTCACTTGAAACTAAGCCACTACAAAAAATTTCACTTGAAGTAAGTCACAACAAGAATTTCTGCATATCAAAAACATCGACATAATTTCACCACAACTTGCGTCAATGCCAACCAATTTCCATGTGTTATTCAACACCTTATGTTATCTTTATTATATCAATACGTCTAGGAATTGAGTTATCCACAagccaaattaatttttcaatcaaattTCTCTATTTccaaatttcacaacaaaactTGACATTGTAgctacatatatataataaccaTGCACCAAGTAGGTTATCAGGAAAGAGATATGAGTCATAAAGGAACCATTTGTAAGAACAAGTTTGGTTTGAGGACAATGGCATCTATGATGTTTCAATGATAACAAATATAAGAGAACAATTTATGCTCTAATGTTTGTTGGAGTGTGCATGTAACATGTCTTCTAAAAAGAAAACCAAAGAaggaatagaaaagaaagaggaaaaaaatgagataagaaaagaatagaaagaaaataaaagaaaaagggaaCATTTGGTCATCACTTACAAGGTGACATGAGTAGTAACATTAATTGTGTGATAAAGGAACAAACCATATGGTACTTATCATTTGGTTATAAATGAGTTACACAGATTAAGATAGTCACACTCAAGATAAAGAACAATCATTGCTTACCATCTACTATAACATGAACATCTTTCACATTGGAACAATCTCAATTGGGGTAACTTGTCATTCAAGTAAGCATATAAAAGTCATCAGATCCAACTCAAGAGGGTTGCTTGGGGAAAATTCATTTGGAACAAAGTTACTGCACCTGCTAAAACTCTTATAATTTAGACATTGTTCAACAAGGTGGTGCCTACTAATGACAACCTTGTGAGGAGATACTTGGTTTTAGTCTCTAGTTGTAGTTTTTGTGGAAAATCTAGGGAAACCTGTCATTATTTACTTTTCCAATGTCAGTTTGTTATACACATTTGGGGTTGGTTGGAGTCAATCATTAACACCaagtttaatttttcatttatatcaAACTTAGATCAAGATTTGTCATAAAGATTGGAGCTCACGACAAAAATATCATGTCCTTGCTTCTATCAATAATATTTGTTGGATGATTTGGAATTGGAGAAATAAGATCATATTCGAGAGTACTATGTTGAATTTGCCTCATGCTATCAATGTTATTGCTAGTAATTGTAGCTAGCAACTTCACATTCCAAAGTCCATATGCCTATATCAATGgaattattcaaaatcttaaaaGCTTCAAGGTCACTTGTTGTCCTTCTCCTACTCCTTTAATCAAACAAGTTGAACATGTTGGTTGGTTGCCTCTCCCtcacactttgatcaaatgcaaCACAGGTGGTGCATCAAGAAAAGAATATTTGTTTATCCAATTGTGGTCGGGTTTTTTTAGATTCCTATGATAAATTGGTAATTTTCTTGGAGGGTTTTCTACTAACTTAGGTGTTACGTCTACCCTTTATTTTGAATTAGTAGCACCCATGTATGccattgaaataatattttaaagattggTTTCATTTGTGGGTCGAGTGTGACTCCAACATTAATATTCAAGATTTCACCAACAAGTCAATTTTTCTTTAGAGGTTGTTGAATAGGCGATGCATTAATTGTTTGTAAAAGATAAGAAGATTTAGGTTTAGAATTTCACACATATACAAATAAGAGAATTATTGTGACGATCAACTTGTCCTTAGATCTTTGTCTGGATTCACATGATGGATTAATATATCTTTTTGCATTAATGagaatttctttaaaaataagatGAGATTGCCCAATCTTAGATTTTTTAACCACTAATTGTTTGccacatatttattttgaattgcattctttttctctttccatAGTTTTATCCCTTAAGATTTTCTTGGAATGATTTTTAATGAGACATTAGTTATCACGTTTCCCtttatttttgggttttggctaaccttttttttttttttatttcataataatattattctttagGGTGCTATAAATGATAGATATTTGTTTCCCTTTGTTTTTTACTGATGGATATTAACATATTTGAGATATTTGTGTTATCATATGATATGGTGTCTTTACACTCTattgtttgttttataaaaaatttctttatatttggCTTCAactacaataatttttaattaatctttttttttttttattataaatataaagtatatgtataatataaaaaacaattccCCATCACGTATATCGCACGAGTACATAATCTAATTCAATAAAACTAGTACTTATAACTTGCTTGTTGATCGATTGATTATTGTACtttaaataattgtttctactcttttttttttttttttgtaaattcatttaaactatttattattatgtgtggactattttatgatttaatCCAATTCACGCagtagatttatttatttttccagaAAATTAACGATCATTCAAATGctaatatgaaaatattataatcaaatttatcaTGGATTGATACATTCTCTATCCATATATTAGAAtcaacaagaaaataaaaaatgtgttatcaatacatatacatatttcaAAAGTCAATAAAAGATTACCTAACCAAaaatttaaccctaacaatCAAACTAATTTCTTACACATATGGTCAATCAAACTTAAACCAATAGATTTATTAAGTTAAACTAAAGTAA from Cicer arietinum cultivar CDC Frontier isolate Library 1 chromosome 3, Cicar.CDCFrontier_v2.0, whole genome shotgun sequence encodes:
- the LOC101514680 gene encoding transcription factor LHW-like; this encodes MEATSITQLLKGFCDTKQWQYAVFWKLDHLSPMTLTWENGYQKSNEPLGSMWGDISFQSPDDVYSSRSEGSDVSGDYSVRLLMIEMSHRKYSLGEGVVGKLALAKDHFWVFCEDIFTGKLDTNLIPECFDEWLLQFASGIKTIVLVPVLPQGVLQFGSFEAVAEDLEFVTNIKEKFHFNHCFEAKTTPLHLGIDYQDWSFSTLSHYLMDSLDELSSASTSLNINESTTFPQDNYWLSRENQLKYLKRANENEMVSSSFEMSTDPKHIGQVETKSHHMEEEIWAWSHFVDNDGKFKEMSNGLSSYSEDNTTELQFGDVGTSHVDVKNFNDFSTVPSVSEFHKALGSVAYRQNGKCTSKYISDENTYSSSTLISNKKEHDHIKSFEFPEGIDPEYLLDAVVGNLYSTSDDTSCITNNVRSLITMPSEFTGSIQLKNNSEESTAFVKNSDDRSDLMLAVPVKGKDKFTNSFISSLDGSSSLLIDEAPLEKVNNHNEPISGPKLSSASKKRARVGDKKNSRPRDRQMIMDRMKELRELIPDGGRCSIDNLLERTVKHMMFLRMITKQAEKLKRFADRKVPEWKRQKINGNQPGRSCAFDFESELSWPIVIEDLECSDHMLIEMVCNEHGLFLEIAQVIRRLDITILKGILENRSSTSWACFIVEVPRGFHRMDILCPLLHLLQLRRNCVS